In Myotis daubentonii chromosome 16, mMyoDau2.1, whole genome shotgun sequence, one DNA window encodes the following:
- the NATD1 gene encoding protein NATD1: MAHSPAAVPGAQEPGCPIRVEHDRRRRQFTVRLNGCHDRAVLLYEYVGKRTVDLQHTEVPDAYRGRGIAKHLAKAALDFVVEEDLKAHLTCWYIQKYVKENPLPQYLERLQP, translated from the exons ATGGCGCACTCGCCGGCCGCCGTGCCAGGCGCGCAGGAGCCGGGCTGCCCCATCCGCGTGGAGCACGACCGTCGGCGCCGCCAGTTCACCGTCCGGCTCAACG gatgTCACGATCGGGCCGTCCTGCTCTACGAGTACGTGGGCAAGCGGACCGTGGACCTGCAGCACACCGAGGTCCCCGACGCCTACCGCGGGCGCGGCATCGCCAAGCACCTCGCCAAG GCTGCCCTGGACTTCGTGGTGGAGGAGGACCTGAAGGCCCACCTCACGTGCTGGTACATCCAGAAGTACGTCAAGGAGAACCCGCTGCCGCAGTACCTGGAGCGCCTGCAGCCGTGA